The Chryseobacterium aureum genome contains a region encoding:
- a CDS encoding beta-ketoacyl synthase N-terminal-like domain-containing protein, giving the protein MSAVYINSASCISAQDTLNENILQNLTPENSSNILKAIEPNYKEFIPPAMIRRMSKTVKMSSVASHYALKEAGIEKPDAIIVGTGMGCSQDSEKFLKNVIDNHEEFLTPTFFIQSTHNTVAGQIALGLQCHAYNFTYVNTSSSLEFSLLDAQLQINDGEAENVLVGSTDEQTARTMELYSLNNTIKKEADLPADYLNSNTNGVIWGEGASFFVVGKDQTESSYAKLKNIHISNKVELHEVQDFIRNFLAQNSLSTGDIDAVILGFSGDAASDVYYTKAKDLFPDSSQLYYKHLSGEFNTASGFSLFMACHILKKQQIPEIMMINSLKKEGVKNVLLYNHLAGHDHSLVVLEKA; this is encoded by the coding sequence ATGAGTGCAGTATACATCAACAGTGCATCCTGTATATCTGCTCAGGACACTTTAAACGAAAACATTCTTCAGAATCTTACGCCTGAAAACTCTTCCAATATCCTCAAAGCGATAGAACCCAATTATAAAGAGTTTATTCCGCCCGCGATGATCAGAAGAATGTCTAAGACAGTAAAAATGAGCTCCGTAGCATCGCATTACGCACTGAAGGAAGCCGGAATTGAAAAGCCGGATGCCATCATCGTAGGAACCGGAATGGGCTGCTCGCAGGATTCTGAAAAGTTCCTGAAAAACGTAATTGATAACCATGAAGAATTCCTTACGCCTACCTTTTTTATCCAGTCTACCCATAACACGGTAGCCGGGCAGATTGCTCTGGGATTACAGTGCCATGCTTATAACTTCACGTATGTAAACACTTCTTCTTCACTTGAGTTTTCGTTACTGGATGCCCAGCTCCAGATCAATGACGGTGAAGCAGAAAATGTTCTGGTAGGCTCTACCGATGAGCAGACCGCCAGAACCATGGAGCTTTACAGTTTAAATAATACCATTAAAAAAGAAGCCGATCTTCCAGCTGATTATTTAAATTCTAATACCAATGGAGTAATCTGGGGCGAAGGGGCCAGCTTTTTTGTGGTAGGAAAAGATCAGACAGAAAGTTCTTATGCGAAACTTAAAAATATTCACATCAGCAACAAAGTTGAACTGCATGAAGTGCAGGATTTTATCCGGAATTTCTTAGCTCAGAACAGTCTTTCAACCGGAGATATAGATGCTGTTATTTTAGGATTCAGCGGCGATGCTGCATCTGATGTTTATTATACAAAAGCAAAGGATCTGTTTCCGGATTCATCACAGCTGTATTATAAACATCTGAGCGGAGAATTCAATACGGCCAGTGGTTTTTCACTATTTATGGCTTGCCATATTCTTAAGAAACAGCAGATCCCGGAAATCATGATGATCAATTCCCTGAAAAAAGAAGGGGTGAAGAATGTCCTTCTTTACAATCATCTGGCGGGTCATGACCACAGCCTGGTAGTATTAGAAAAGGCATAG